TTTACAAGCATCTTAACTGAAGATTTTACTCATAAAAAATATTCGGAATTATAGCAGTCATTATATAAATAATAAGCTATAAAAAGCGCCTTAATGTTGGGCATCACTTAACATTATATTTGTATAAGGGTACACTAAGGCATAATCTTAAGGCAATGTGCACCACAATCCTTCGCTGGGAGCAAAGCTTCACCAGGAGGTCTATCTTTGAGGGCCAGCTAAGGGTCGTCGCAAATATGGGACGTTATAAGTCATGGCGATATCAGGGAAGTTCTTTATGGGTCTTTTATGAAAACAAGATATCGCGTAACAATAAGATATTGTTCAGCAAATATTACTCACATAAAGATAGGAGATTAATATGGTGAAAAACATGAAAATTTTGTATTCAGATAGTATAGATATGATAAATATGACTAATGAACGATTTATGAACTTGTTTTTAATTAATATCTTGGCAAATGGGAAAACAATACCATTTGTATTTGATACAGGTGCATCAATTACTGCAATTAGTGAATCTATAGCTGATAGTGTAGGGGCAATTTCTTCATCTGATTTGGTAACAGTAGGAGGAAATACCGGAATGACAGAAACAGTTTCTAAGAGTATAATTCCTACATTTAAAATTGGAAAGAACACTGTTGAGAATTTAAGTGTAATTGTTGTACCAGATAATAAACTGGACTTTGGTTTTGATGAAGATGGTAATAGCCTAAGAGTAAATGGTTTTCTTGGTTGGGATGTCATCAGTAATTTTAAATGGACAATTGATCCCCATGCAAGAAAATATATCGTAGAGAAACCAGAACTGACTGATAATAAAGATCAATTATATTGGGACAATATGCCGATTATTAATGTCCAATATGATAACCACAATATGTATTTCGGATTTGATACAGGGAACACTGAGAGTATGTTTAGTAAGGAGTTCACTCCCTTTTTAAAAACCAAACAAGAAAAGAAGGACGAGATTGCTGGTATTGGTGGAGTAATAGAGGAAGACGTTTACCTGATTGACAATATTAAACTCAATATTAGCAACAAAAGCATAGAAATAAAGAATATATCTGTTCTAAAGCGAGACGTTTTTCCAACTAAAAACTTCAAAGTAATGGGACTATTAGCTGCGGATATTGTACAGAACCACAAATGTATAATTGATTTTATGAATCATGATTTTCAACTTATTTAACTTCATACTTATATACTCAAGATAAGAGTAATTCAAAATAATATTTAGGTCATAGTACTCATATATTAATAGAACTATAATAGATAAAGAAACTAGAGTGATAGGAAATATAGTAACAAAGGATATCGACATACTTGGAATAATGGAAGGAAATGCAGTATCATCAGGATTAGTGTATGCCGACCAGGAAGCAGTAGTCATTTGTAGAATTGGTAAAGGGCTTATATAATTTTACAAAATTAGAAACTTATATAATGAAATGATATAACATGATAATTATCAAGGGGGTTAACGAAAAACATTCAATTATGGATTATAAGAGGTATACTTGCCTTATTGCTTTATACAAGTAATACTTAGGTTTTTATCCAAAAAAGCAAGAATATAATAAATTTAGAATCCATCTAAGTAAGGTCATTTTGGACAACTTCATCTAACAAGGTATTTGAGCAAGAGTGTGCAGGGATACAATCTTAGGGCAATGTGTACCATATCCCTTCACCGGAAGCAAAGCTCCATTAGGGAGCCAGCTCTTAGGCTATGTTCAGGGATGAGCAAACACATGATATTATATGCCAGCCCTAAGATATTGTGTACCCATCCCTTCGCTGGGAGCGAAGTTCCACTATTGGTTCTATGTTTTGGGTCTAGCTTGGGGACGCGTAAATACGGGATAATAGTTTGTATCGGGACATGTCTTTGGGAGTTAAGAAAAAGTTTAATAAGCAAGGAGGAGAGCTATGATTGATTTTACTGAACTAGATTTTACAAATAAAACAGTTTTAGAAGTTGGTACGGGTAGAGGTGGAACCACTATAAAGTTAGCTAAAGCATTAAAAGATTTCAGAGGTGCTAAACTTATAACTACTGACATATATGATGGTAATTTTGAGGAGTTAGACAGAAAAATAAAGGATTATAATGTAGATATTAGATTCATTAAAACAGACGGATGTGAATTAAAGAATATTGAAGAAAATTCTATAGATTTTTTAGTTTGTAACTATACTTTATGTGCTATTAATTCTAAAAGCGGAAGTGAAGTTTTAGCTTTGAGTAGATTTAGGGAAGTTTTAAACTTTGGTGGAATTTTATACATAGAAGAAGAATATCCATTAAATTTTGTAGACAATTCTATGCAACAGGTATGGTCAAGGAAGTGGCAATTGCTAAGAGGAGCAAATATGCTTTTAGGCGAGTTGTCTTATAATGAGATTAATCCAAGTATTTTAGAAAAGATTTTACATATTTTAGGATTTAAAGATATACAATGGCAAAGTAGTTCGCAC
This window of the Proteiniborus sp. DW1 genome carries:
- a CDS encoding class I SAM-dependent methyltransferase; translated protein: MIDFTELDFTNKTVLEVGTGRGGTTIKLAKALKDFRGAKLITTDIYDGNFEELDRKIKDYNVDIRFIKTDGCELKNIEENSIDFLVCNYTLCAINSKSGSEVLALSRFREVLNFGGILYIEEEYPLNFVDNSMQQVWSRKWQLLRGANMLLGELSYNEINPSILEKILHILGFKDIQWQSSSHLITGDDSLEFFKYRFTNLLKRLNNSQIVEGLKQEMKDLEEYSKKAGGMEVPIYKIIAKKEI
- a CDS encoding retropepsin-like aspartic protease → MKILYSDSIDMINMTNERFMNLFLINILANGKTIPFVFDTGASITAISESIADSVGAISSSDLVTVGGNTGMTETVSKSIIPTFKIGKNTVENLSVIVVPDNKLDFGFDEDGNSLRVNGFLGWDVISNFKWTIDPHARKYIVEKPELTDNKDQLYWDNMPIINVQYDNHNMYFGFDTGNTESMFSKEFTPFLKTKQEKKDEIAGIGGVIEEDVYLIDNIKLNISNKSIEIKNISVLKRDVFPTKNFKVMGLLAADIVQNHKCIIDFMNHDFQLI